tccctgctaaaaacacaaaaattagccaggtgtgatggaaggcgcctgtaatcccagctacctgggaggctgaggcagagaattgcttaaacccaggaggcagaggctgcagtgagccaaggtggcaccactgtactccagcctgggcgacagagcgagactccatctcaaaaaaaaaaaaaaaaaaaaaaaaaatggccctcAAACATACGAGAAAATGTTAAACTTACTTGTAATTAGAAATCCGTAAGTTAAAACAAGACGGAGGGAAAAAACTCGCGAACCACAACGCAGCGTCATGCGCACGGCCTCTGTAAGTGCACAGTCGTTTCCGGTGGACCCCGAGACTACAGTTCTGCTTGCGTTCTCGGGGGAAAGGCTCGGTCTTGGGTCTGGCCATGCCTGAACCTGCAAAGTCTGCGCCGGCTCCCAAGAAGGGCTCCGAGAAAGCCGTCAGCAAAGCCCAGAAGAAAGATGGCAAGAAGCGCAAGCACAGCCGCAAGGAGAGCTACTCCATCTACATGTACAAGGTGCTGAAGCAGGTCCACCCCGACACCGGCATCTCGTCCAAGGCC
This genomic window from Macaca fascicularis isolate 582-1 chromosome 17, T2T-MFA8v1.1 contains:
- the LOC102140067 gene encoding histone H2B type 1-J-like, producing MPEPAKSAPAPKKGSEKAVSKAQKKDGKKRKHSRKESYSIYMYKVLKQVHPDTGISSKAMGLMNSFANDIFERIEGEAFRLAHYNKRSTVTSREIQTALRLLLPGELAQARLV